The Psychrobacillus sp. FSL K6-2836 nucleotide sequence TAGAAAAACACTAAAAAACTTTCTGATTTTCAAAACTTTCACTCCCTTATTATAGTATTGTGACTTTGGTCAACCTACAAAGATCATTTTCCACCTCCATTATATATAGTAGATTTCATAAAGATAAAGATTTTGAAGGTAATAACCTCCGGAAAAATATAAAATCCCGGAATAATCCTCCTTAAAATAACATACCGAAGCGTACGTGTTAGGTCAACGAGAAATTTGAATTATCAAATAATTAAGAGGATAGTAGTAGAACTAAAGGCTAATCTACTAATTTCTTAGTAGTAAAAGTACCTTTCACGGTTAGCATAAAAATATGGGACCACCATATGAATCGTTTTTATAAAACTGTAACTTTTAGCAAATTTGCCCACTATTTCACCTGTTTTGTCAGTGGATTTACCGTTGATGACTATGACTTCAAACCTTTCTACCAATTTCAAACAAAAATCATCATGAATCTTCTGAATATTCAATAGAAAAGTATTGTATATTCCGCATTCTTTCGTTACTATAAATTTATATAAATTATTAGAAGAGGTATATATTGGGAATTATTACGATGCATTTTCTATTTAATCTTTCCTTATTAATGATTTTATTTTTTATTTTTTTTCTATTAAATAAGAGAGCCGGTAGTATCCATTTACACAAGCGAGCAGGCTTATTTTATTTTGTTTTTTCGTTAATACTTTGTTCTCTATTTTCTTATCCCATACAAAGTGAGTATGTTTTAGATTTGAGGATAATTCCTTTTTTATTGGGCGGACTCTATTTGAGGTTCAGTCCTATACTAGGATTTTTAGTTATTTTCTTTCGTGCATTCCATGGAATAGATGTTGGATTCTTTATAGCAGTTGCATTTTATAGCGTGTTTAGTTTTTTTATATGGTATATTTCTCCTTGGTTTTTAAAACTCACTTCTAATATACGAATACTTTTTTCTACCGGTATTACTTTACTCATAAGTATTGGCATCCTATTCACCTTAGCATTAAACATAGTATCTCCTGACCAATTGCTAGACATGTTCATCGCCTACGTAGTAGTCCCACCACTTGGGGTTGCCATGTTATCTTACGTCATTGAAGTAAGAGAAAAGATTCAACAGTTGCAACAACAGCTAATAATCGAGGAAAAGCTGGCTGCAGTCGAACAAATGGGGGCTGCAATATCTCATGAAATTAGAAATCCATTAACTACAGCAATTGGATTTATTGAACTCCTCGACCAAGGTTCCCTTGATAAAGATAAAAGAACAAAATATCTGTCTATCATAAAAGATGAACTAGATTCAGCAGAAAGTATCATACAAGATTACTTAACCTTTTCTAAACCAATTATTGAATCAACAGAAGAACTAGATATTCAGAAAGAATTAACGCATATTATAAAATTACTTCAGCCTCTGGCTAATTATCATTCTGTAAAGGTTACTACTGATTTTTCTTCCAATGGAATGATACAAGGAGACCAATCAAAATTCCATCAATGCTTTATAAATATTATAAAAAGTTCCATCGAATCTATGCTTCAAGGTGGCACATTAGTCATTAAAACTACCGCTACCCAGTCCAAAATAATTATTGCAATACAAGATAAAGAAACAGTTTTGAGTAATGAACAAATTAATCGCTTAGGAGAACCACATTATTCTACAAAAGGACCTACAGGAACTGGTCTCAACATGATGGTTGCTTATAGCATACTACGTGCAATGAGAGGGACAATTGAAGTTCAAAGTGAAATCGGAAAAGGTACAATTTCTCAATTTCATTTTAAGCTTCATAAAACTAAAGTACAGAAAAGATGAATACTCTTTGTATTAAATAGTATTGGAGGGATAGTATCTTGGAATTAATAGTATATTTCTTTTTCAACTTATCCTTGTTAATAGTATTACTATTTTTTGGAGTATTATGGGCAGAGAAAACGAAAGAGTATAGGTCTCTTCAATTTATTGCCATCACCTATTTTATTGTTAGTATAGTAGTCTGTTTTATGTTTACCTTTCAAATAGAAGGCATTAATATCGTATTTGATTTACGGAAGATTCCGTTCATTGTTGGAAGTTTATATTTGGGTTTAGGTCCTTTTTTGGCTGCATTCATTATAATCGTAAGAGGTTTTTTTGGAATTGATTATGGTTTTTGGATGACCATCATGTATTATGGAG carries:
- a CDS encoding HAMP domain-containing sensor histidine kinase, yielding MRFSPILGFLVIFFRAFHGIDVGFFIAVAFYSVFSFFIWYISPWFLKLTSNIRILFSTGITLLISIGILFTLALNIVSPDQLLDMFIAYVVVPPLGVAMLSYVIEVREKIQQLQQQLIIEEKLAAVEQMGAAISHEIRNPLTTAIGFIELLDQGSLDKDKRTKYLSIIKDELDSAESIIQDYLTFSKPIIESTEELDIQKELTHIIKLLQPLANYHSVKVTTDFSSNGMIQGDQSKFHQCFINIIKSSIESMLQGGTLVIKTTATQSKIIIAIQDKETVLSNEQINRLGEPHYSTKGPTGTGLNMMVAYSILRAMRGTIEVQSEIGKGTISQFHFKLHKTKVQKR
- a CDS encoding glycosyltransferase gives rise to the protein MNIQKIHDDFCLKLVERFEVIVINGKSTDKTGEIVGKFAKSYSFIKTIHMVVPYFYANRERYFYY